A single region of the Populus nigra chromosome 2, ddPopNigr1.1, whole genome shotgun sequence genome encodes:
- the LOC133681706 gene encoding histidine kinase CKI1, translated as MKLSSLIASRPVLIFIILAIGVLLLPCVVVPWWYNMIKQMKKHMDFNAQVVQSGLLSEIENIAKYLHPINSSAINLARVMSSSINGSKISSYDVENKVAPLLFQAFSIIPFISQISYIGLGGLFFSYYYEGNQTFAMYSNSTASNVRNFSWYRQPVDSDTGRVYGDAVKSLPFIMTNASWIEQALNSSQGYASFESGWNSAQDPLFLNTVSLHGQGALSLGFSAKALTSFFNNVELYGGSLYLATQSGKVLVGGLPNTQTVIKENSVFLYMTKLNGDQIDHVGNVSCMPNNGKLEDSVLDLGEAKYRVFCSRVEIVGVQSVYALAFPYNGLASSVNRTIKISLILFIIMIAAIFVSIVSFILLVVRSARREMHLCSTLIKQMEATQQAERKSMNKSLAFATASHDIRAALAGITGLIEICYAEVRAGSELDTNLRQMDGCTKDLVGLLNSILDTSKIEAGKMQLEEEEFDLAKLLEDAVDLYHPVGMKKGVDVVLDPYDGSILKHSRVKGDRGKLKQVLCNLLSNAVKFTFEGYVSVRAWTQKPSLENKIMASNQNGLWRCFSYLFSKNKKEFNAMKPKQSSMEFVFEVNDTGKGIPIEKQKSVFENFVQVKETALGQGGTGLGLGIVQSLVRLMGGEIGIVNKKNGEKGTCFKFNVFLDICEIPSTDNKNAEVEIEGDSMSDGEHNYSELTIRTPSPGLVIRTPSPRLSILSSSPKIEGSHVVLLIQNEERLRSSQKYIEGLGIKVSSVKEWEHLHSTLKRIKARQNGSPHSSSGKSDLGSRSDHFNSRSMKDVPLSSMDGIDQKPSASRSSNLRGAPGFVLLVIDAGAGPFQELCRVVAEFKRDLHSSCCKVVWLDKPTSRSINLRSFEQDLIDPRDDILLKPFHGSRLYQVIRLLPEFGGHGLISRSKRGSTIQATNAFKDPGSSSSTHSQRTKLKVPSTCKNSFQQMDSQAEGSSKNEKNRKNPLLDDPDHSHVRSKSRRKGKSLSGLKFLVADDNEISRRVTRHILKGHGATVEVCENGEEAFQLVRIGLHNQREHSHSIVLPYDYILMDCEMPKMDGCEATRQIRKEEKFYGVHIPILAFSADNSGGEGKKMEEAGTDGRVNKKINMEQLEETIRNIQRKRMHL; from the exons ATGAAGCTCAGCTCATTGATAGCGTCAAGGCCTGTTCTCATCTTCATCATTCTG GCAATTGGAGTTTTGCTACTCCCTTGTGTAGTGGTACCATGGTGGTATAATATGATCAAACAGATGAAGAAGCACATGGATTTCAACGCCCAAGTTGTTCAATCTGGATTGTTGTCTGAAATTGAGAACATAGCTAAATATTTGCACCCCATAAACTCATCTGCAATAAATTTAGCAAGAGTTATGAGTTCCTCCATTAATGGAAGCAAAATCTCATCATATGATGTTGAGAATAAG GTAGCTCCCTTGTTGTTTCAAGCATTTTCAATAATTCCTTTCATATCACAGATTTCATATATTGGATTGGGAGGTCTTTTCTTCTCATACTATTATGAAGGCAACCAAACATTTGCTATGTACTCTAACTCTACAGCTTCAAATGTGAGGAACTTTTCTTGGTATAGACAACCTGTAGATTCAGACACAGGAAGAGTATATGGAGATGCAGTTAAATCCCTTCCTTTCATTATGACTAATGCAAGTTGGATTGAGCAAGCATTAAATAGTAGTCAAGGGTATGCATCATTTGAGAGTGGATGGAACAGTGCTCAAGATCCTCTATTCCTTAACACAGTTAGTTTACATGGACAAGGAGCCCTCTCTTTAGGGTTTTCGGCTAAAGCATTAACTAGTTTCTTCAACAATGTAGAACTTTATGGTGGGAGCTTGTACTTGGCTACCCAATCCGGCAAAGTTCTTGTAGGAGGATTGCCTAACACTCAAACTGTGATAAAGGAAAACTCAGTTTTTCTATACATGACAAAACTGAATGGTGATCAAATTGATCACGTCGGAAATGTTTCATGCATGCCGAACAATGGCAAACTAGAAGATTCAGTGTTGGACCTTGGGGAAGCAAAGTACAGAGTTTTCTGCTCCCGGGTTGAAATCGTGGGAGTGCAATCG GTATATGCACTGGCTTTCCCATACAATGGACTAGCGAGCAGTGTTAACAGGACCATTAAAATATCCCTCATTCTATTCATAATAATGATTGCTGCGATTTTCGTTTCGATTGTTAGTTTCATATTGCTAGTGGTTAGGTCTGCAAGAAGGGAAATGCACTTGTGTTCAACACTAATAAAGCAAATGGAAGCAACGCAACAAGCAGAACGAAAGAGTATGAATAAGAGTCTTGCATTTGCTACTGCTAGCCATGACATTCGAGCGGCTTTAGCAGGCATTACTGGTTTGATAGAGATATGCTATGCAGAAGTGCGTGCAGGTTCCGAGTTAGATACAAATTTACGACAAATGGATGGTTGCACAAAGGACCTAGTAG GTTTGTTGAATTCTATTCTTGATACCAGCAAAATTGAAGCTGGCAAAATGcaacttgaagaagaagaatttgatTTAGCCAAGCTTCTTGAAGATGCAGTTGATTTGTATCATCCTGTGGGAATGAAAAAGGGTGTAGATGTGGTGCTGGACCCCTATGATGGTTCCATTCTCAAACATTCTCGAGTGAAAGGCGACAGGGGAAAACTAAAGCAAGTCTTGTGCAATTTACTTAGCAATGCTGTTAAGTTTACATTTGAGGGGTATGTATCAGTACGAGCATGGACTCAAAAACCCAGTTTAGAGAACAAGATAATGGCTTCCAATCAGAATGGTTTGTGGAGATGTTTTTCATACCTTTTttccaagaacaaaaaagaatttaatgcaATGAAGCCAAAACAAAGCTCTATGGAATTTGTATTTGAGGTGAATGATACAGGTAAAGGAATTCCAATAGAAAAGCAAAAATCAGTGTTTGAGAATTTTGTTCAAGTCAAAGAAACAGCTCTTGGACAAGGAGGAACTGGCTTAGGACTTGGCATCGTTCAATCTTTG GTGCGTCTAATGGGAGGAGAAATAGGAATCGTGAATAAAAAGAATGGCGAGAAGGGAACTTGCTTCAAGTTCAATGTTTTCCTTGACATATGCGAGATACCTTCAACAGATAACAAAAATGCTGAAGTTGAGATTGAAGGGGATTCAATGTCCGACGGTGAACATAACTATTCGGAGCTGACTATTAGAACTCCTTCTCCAGGCCTAGTGATTCGCACCCCGAGTCCTAGGCTGTCTATACTTAGTTCTAGTCCCAAGATTGAAGGATCCCATGTTGTTCTCCTGATTCAAAATGAAGAGCGGCTAAGAAGTTCACAGAAATATATAGAGGGTTTGGGGATAAAAGTATCATCTGTGAAGGAATGGGAGCATCTTCACTCTACTCTAAAGAGAATAAAAGCTAGGCAGAATGGTTCTCCACATAGTTCTTCAGGAAAATCTGATTTGGGCTCAAGAAGTGACCATTTTAACTCTAGATCAATGAAGGACGTGCCTTTAAGTTCCATGGACGGGATAGATCAAAAACCATCCGCAAGTAGAAGTAGTAATCTTAGAGGTGCACCAGGCTTTGTATTGCTTGTGATTGATGCTGGTGCTGGACCTTTTCAGGAACTTTGTAGAGTCGTTGCTGAATTTAAAAGAGACCTTCATAGCAGTTGCTGCAAGGTTGTTTGGCTGGATAAACCAACTTCACGAAGTATCAATTTGAGAAGCTTTGAACAGGACTTGATCGATCCAAGGGATGATATTTTGTTGAAACCATTTCATGGTTCCCGCTTGTATCAAGTGATACGACTTCTACCTGAATTCGGGGGTCATGGACTTATTTCGAGATCAAAGAGAGGAAGTACAATCCAAGCAACAAATGCTTTTAAAGATCCTGGTTCATCTTCATCAACACATTCACAAAGAACAAAGTTAAAGGTTCCATCAACTTGTAAAAACTCATTTCAACAAATGGACTCACAAGCAGAAGGTAgctcaaaaaatgaaaaaaacaggaAGAATCCTTTGTTGGATGATCCAGATCATTCTCATGTTAGATCCAAATCAAGACG CAAAGGCAAATCCTTAAGCGGGTTAAAATTCTTGGTCGCTGATGATAATGAAATATCCCGCAGAGTGACCAGGCACATTCTTAAAGGGCATGGTGCAACTGTTGAGGTTTGTGAAAATGGAGAGGAAGCTTTTCAACTAGTTCGCATAGGTCTGCACAACCAAAGGGAACATAGCCACTCTATTGTGCTTCCTTATGACTACATATTAATGGACTGCGAG ATGCCAAAAATGGACGGGTGTGAAGCAACAAGACAGATAAGAAAAGAGGAGAAGTTTTATGGCGTTCACATCCCTATCTTAGCATTCTCAGCAGATAACTCAGGAGGCGAAGGTAAGAAGATGGAGGAGGCTGGAACAGATGGCcgagtgaataaaaaaatcaatatggaACAGCTGGAGGAGACCATCAGAAACATTCAACGAAAAAGAATGCATCTTTAA